ATACAAGATATCTTGGCCTTCCGTTAAAGCCTGGTAAAAGACTCTCTCTTGCTGTTCTCCAACCACTGATTGATAAGATTGGAACTAAACTTCAGAGTTGGACAGTCAAGTACCTCTCTTTCACGGGAAAGATCACTCTTATCTATTTGGTTATCTATGGCTTGGTGAATTTCTGGAGTGCGGTGTTTGTTTTGCCCAAAGATTTCTACGCTAAAATAGACTCAATATGTGATGGTTTCCTATGGAACAATGATGCATCATCAGCTAGAGAATCTCGGGTAGCTTGGGCTGATATATGCAAGCCAAAGGCTGAAGGAGGTTTTGGAATCAGACGTTTGGAGGATTTTGAAAAATTCTTCAGGCTCAAAAGAGTGTGGAATTTCTTCACTACTTCAGGGTCTATCTGGGTTGTTTGGCTCAAAAGACACACGTTCAGAAGGCTGGGGTTTTGGCTGACTCTTAACTCGAATAAGTTATTTACAACAATAAAATAGGCACGTAACGTAGTACATAAGATGATATAGAACAATAAAACAGCTCGTTGCAATTAGGTTATCATGAACGTGTTATGTTTGCATGGCTGAAAATTATATTTGGATCTTTAATGACAATCTCAAGATACATCATCTCCAAAATTGGGCTAGTTATCAAGAAAACTAAAGCACATTGACAATGGAATTGAATCTCCTATCATATTTAACA
This genomic interval from Brassica oleracea var. oleracea cultivar TO1000 chromosome C2, BOL, whole genome shotgun sequence contains the following:
- the LOC106323501 gene encoding uncharacterized protein LOC106323501, with the translated sequence MEALSKVLENAVENGKIKLHPNCKDPRVTHLHFVDNLLVFSDGSRHSLKGISDVMAEFITVSGLELNPRKSEIFFGGYLDIEASVLSDLSGFKLGTFHTRYLGLPLKPGKRLSLAVLQPLIDKIGTKLQSWTVKYLSFTGKITLIYLVIYGLVNFWSAVFVLPKDFYAKIDSICDGFLWNNDASSARESRVAWADICKPKAEGGFGIRRLEDFEKFFRLKRVWNFFTTSGSIWVVWLKRHTFRRLGFWLTLNSNKLFTTIK